A genome region from Chloroflexota bacterium includes the following:
- a CDS encoding Uma2 family endonuclease, translated as MANIGILHENDRIELLDGDLIVMPPIGDWHAASVDRFTNMLPPRLQGRAIVRVQNPTRLNDNSEPQPDIMLLRWRDDFYGAGHPGPADVLLLIDVSDTSVDYDRNDKLSEYARAGIPEVWIATRQDRRIEAYTEPVEGEYSNVRYAAPGESIAPQAFPEVVLEVGSLIAD; from the coding sequence ATGGCAAACATCGGCATCCTGCACGAAAACGACCGCATCGAGCTGCTGGACGGAGACCTGATAGTTATGCCGCCCATCGGAGACTGGCACGCCGCCAGCGTTGACAGATTTACCAATATGCTGCCTCCCCGATTGCAGGGACGGGCAATCGTGCGCGTCCAAAACCCGACACGCCTAAACGACAACAGCGAGCCTCAGCCCGACATTATGCTGCTGCGATGGCGCGATGACTTCTACGGCGCAGGACACCCCGGACCGGCCGATGTGCTGCTACTCATCGATGTCTCCGATACGAGTGTTGACTACGACCGCAACGACAAGCTGTCAGAATACGCTCGCGCAGGCATTCCGGAAGTGTGGATTGCCACTAGGCAAGACCGCCGCATCGAAGCCTACACCGAACCCGTCGAGGGCGAATACTCCAATGTGCGCTATGCCGCTCCCGGCGAAAGCATAGCTCCGCAGGCGTTCCCGGAAGTGGTTCTCGAAGTCGGCAGTCTCATAGCCGACTGA